TTTCAGTCTGAACCGGAGACGATGTTTGGTTTTGGACTTTAAGAATTTGTTTATTATCCGTCGGGCAACTAAGGAGTTTTTTTAGTTCATCAAAAGTTTTATAACCCGAGTAAACTTTATCATTGATAACAAAGGTCGGTACGCTTTCAAATTTATGGCGAATCGGCCCAACTGCCGCATTAATTTTTTTCACTTTTATTCCCAATTGTTCAATCTTTTCAATTGTCCCTTCATTTTTGACCCTCTGACACCAGCCACATTGATCAAGATAATAAAATGTTATTTCTTGAACTTGACACTGGCTTTGGCTGACATTTTTTTCCGGTTTTCTCAAAATAAAAAGTCCTCCGATAATTAAAACAACAACTGCGACTACAAAAATCGGCCAGTATTTCCCCCTTTGATGGTTTGTAATATTTTTATTTTTTGGCATATTTTTATTCCTTGCAACAATCAATAATTTTTTTAACTATTATTCCCAACTTTCCCCAAAAACCTTTTTTCTCCTGGTCGTGCGCGTTCAGCTGGTCATCATCAATGGCCTTCACTGCGCCAAGATTAACCAATTTCAGATTTATTCCCCAGAACAAAGAATAAAGCCGATAAGCTTTTAAAAACAATTCTTCCGCTTCCTTCCTTTTTTCTTGATGAAAATATTTCGTTCCCACCTCAATTAATCTCATACTGGCGGCGAGTAAATGTTTCTCTATACACCAAATCTCTCCCTCTGATTCTTTGACCAGTTTTTTCATCAGGGCTTTGCGCATTTCGCGAATTTCGTAAAGCAAATCAAAATATTCTGCCTTTTCTGTTTTAGACGCGGTAAAGAAAAAATGTTCTTCAAGGCTTACTAAATTCATTACCGCGATACTCAAATCTTCGTCTGAAGATAAATCGAGCTGATGTTCTTTTTTCAAGCTGTCCACTTTGGTTAATAATTCGTCCATTGACGGTAATTTATTCATCATAAAACAAAATATAAACCTAAGCTAAAAATAATAAGTAAACTGATGGCTATAATCATTTTTTGATGCGAAATAAAAATTTTACCTTCATTTTGCTTTCTTAAAAATTTATCTAAATAAGACGCTAATAAAAGAAGC
The sequence above is drawn from the Patescibacteria group bacterium genome and encodes:
- a CDS encoding DUF2318 domain-containing protein, with the translated sequence MPKNKNITNHQRGKYWPIFVVAVVVLIIGGLFILRKPEKNVSQSQCQVQEITFYYLDQCGWCQRVKNEGTIEKIEQLGIKVKKINAAVGPIRHKFESVPTFVINDKVYSGYKTFDELKKLLSCPTDNKQILKVQNQTSSPVQTEKLFLGEKGEKVVFENREVELNAAQFNDNKARFYNIEMPNGKIIHFFVVKDRNGIYRAAADACQVCFTERKGFHQEGDEIVCNNCGNRYPIEKIATEKGGCNPGPINPNLEVKNGKIVIKEADLEQVLDLF